A single region of the Chrysoperla carnea chromosome 5, inChrCarn1.1, whole genome shotgun sequence genome encodes:
- the LOC123301511 gene encoding uncharacterized protein LOC123301511 has product MKLIFLCTLTLFFVFKVNGSAIIPIIPQQTLIECEPQATDKSLFTRHVQDTGSFLTVKKRTVIYPEDGSNKTIIHCIKAIDNIAATDVNYGTIKIVEGGIGQSNVVFKIESQRGYGYNYDIEIYGQIKK; this is encoded by the exons atgaaattaatatttttatgtacattaacgctatttttcgtttttaaagtgAATGGTAGTGCGATAATACCGATAATTCCTCAACAAACATTAATAGAATGTGAACCACAAGCAACGGATAAGTCGCTGTTTACACGCCATGTACAG gATACTGGATCTTTTCTAACTGTTAAAAAGCGGACAGTTATCTATCCAGAAGATGgatcaaataaaacaattatacatTGTATTAAAGCTATCGATAATATTGCTGCGACGGATGTAAATTATGGTACGATAAAAATTGTTGAAGGTGGTATTGGTCAAAGTAATgtagttttcaaaattgaatcacAACGTGGATACGGTTATAACTATGATATTgaaatttatggtcaaattaAGAAGTAa